The Penaeus monodon isolate SGIC_2016 chromosome 6, NSTDA_Pmon_1, whole genome shotgun sequence genomic sequence cctcacttttacactcacacacacacatgcacatatatataaaatgcaatgtAATATGGTAAATAAAAATCAGTTTTTATGAAGTGTGAGTAAGAgttctattttttcttagttttcctcattataattataaaatttcttgaaggtaaatatttccaaaaatgttATTACAGTATGGATAAACATTTCTGTATAATCAACTATCATTTGTTTCAATAGTCAATTTCTGACATCTGCTTTGATAAGACTATCAATCATTCAGTTTCACAGACTGGGTGACACCATCAATGTTCAATATCAAAAAGTGGGTAAGAATTAACTTGTCCTGAGGTATTAAAAATCTTAAGTGTATCAACATAACACTGAAAGTGTGATATATTACAGGTTGGGCTTTCTATACAAGTTTCAAAATATCTGATGTTTATTAAGGAAATGAAACCAAAAAATGCAGCAAGTGGCGAGCCGTTGTTGATTTCTAAATAACTACTTAACAAATAATTGGTCGCCTTTTTCAACATATTACAGTATTcagacatacgcatatatatgcatgtgtatatttgtatatgtataaatgtccatgtctaatatatatatgtaaatatattatatatatacataaatgtatacatgtgtgtatatgtatataagtatatataaatatgtatatatacatacatatacacatatagcaatatatatacatatttacatatacatatacacatatacatatatatgcatacatatatgtatttatacacatatgtatacatatactgatagacatttacacacatacatatatatagatttatatgtatatatgtatctatgtttgtgtttgtgtttgtgtttgtgtgtgtgtgtgtgtgtgtgtgtgtgtgtgtgtgtgtgtgtgtgtgtgtgtgtgtgtgtggtgtgtgtgtgtgtgtgtgtgagtgagtgagtgagtgagtgagtgagagtgagagagagtgagtgaggagagtgtgagagagggagagtgtgagagagggagagtgtgagagagggagagtgtgagagagggagagtgtgagagagggagagtgtgagagagggagagagagagagagagagagagagagagagagagagagagagagagagagagagagagagagagagagagagagagagagagagtgtgtgtgtgtgtgtgtgtgtgtgtgtgtgtgtgtgtgtgtgtgtgtgtgtgtgtgtgtgtgtgtgtgtagatgtagggtagatgtatatatatatgtgtatatatatatatatatatatatatataatatatatatatatatatatatatatatatatatacacacacacacatccatatatacacatacacacacacacaaacacacacacaccccacacacacacacaccaaaaccacacaaaacaaacacacacacaaacacacaacacacacacacacacacacacacacacaccacacacacacacacacacacacacacacacacacacacacacacacacacacctgtttacatatatatgtatttatatgaatgcatatatatatatatatatataatatatatatatatatatatatatatatatatatatatatatatgtatttatatgaatgcatatatatatataaaatatatatatatatatatatatgtatttatatgaatgcatatatatatatatatgtatttatatgaatgcatatatataaatatatatatatatatagatatatatatatatatatatattttatatatatatataatataatataatatatataatatatactattatatatatatatataaaatatataatatatatatatatatataatacatatataatatatataatatatatatatataatatatatatatatatatatatataaaattaatataataatataataataatatatatataaatataatatataatatataatatatatatataaaaacaatatatatagaatataatatatataatataatatatataatatatatataatatatatatatatatatatatatattatatatatacttaatatattatatatatatatatatatatatatatatgtatttacatgaatgtgtgtgtgtgtgtgtgtgtgtgtgtgtgtgtgtgtgtgtgtgtgtgtgtgtgtgtgtgtgtgtgtgtgtgtgtatgtgtgtgtgtgtgtgtgtgtgtgtgtgtgtgtgtgtgtgtgtgtgtgtgtgtgtgtgtgtgtgtgtgtgtgtatgtatatatatgtatatatatatgtatatatatatgtatatatatatgtatatatatgatatataaatatgtatatgtatatatgtatatatatatatgtatatatatatgtatgtatatatatatgtatgtatatatatatatatatatatatatatatatatatgtatatatatatatatatatatatatatatatgtgtgtgtgtgtgtgcgtgtgtgtgtggtgtgtgtgtgtgtgtgtgtgtgtgtgtgtgtgtgtgtgtgcgtgtgtgtgtgtgtgtgtgtgtgtgtgtgtgtgtgtgtgtgtgtgtgtgtgtgtgtgtgtgtgtgtgtgtgtgtgtgtgtgtgtgtgtgtgtgtgtgtgtgttgtgtgtgtttgtgtgtgtgtgtgtatatatatgtatatgtatatgtatgtatgtatgtatgtatgtatgtatgtatgtatgtatgtatgtatgtatgtatgtatgtgtatgtatgtatgtatgtatgtatgtatgtatatatatatatataatatatatatatatatatatatataatatatatatatatatatatatacacacacatatatatatatatatatagatatatatatatatatatatatatatattattatatatatatatatatatatatatatatatatatatatatatatatatatatatatatatatatataatatatatatatatatagacagatagatagacagataaaaagatagagagagagagagaaacagagagagaaagtgagtgaatgagtgagtgagtgtgtataagTGAGTGTCTCTACatttgtttgtatacacatacacacatacatatacaataataattttttaaaattgccccAAAATAAGTACCAATACTATTTCTTCATTGACTAGATACACCAACAgttatagaaaaggggaaaacagaaatgCACTTATAAACAGACAGAAATGATAGCCAATGCAAGTTGTCATATGGCCATTTAAGTATTACAATTCTGGTACAGTTCAACCTGATATCATTTCAGATAAGAGGGAttaacattcattatcattataaaaattgaaCTTCCAAAAATCATGTGTTTCAAGCTAATAACTCTCCATTTCTTAATtccataacaataaagatataaataccaATTCACTGCTTAttatgaatgagagggaagagaagagtgagacaaagagaaagaaagaaagaaagagagagagagagagagagagagagagagagagagagagagagagagagagagagagagagagagagagagagagagagagagagagagagagagagactaaacaaTAAAGTGAgcaagaaaaggtaaaaggaagatggagagtgagagcatgagaaaacaagaaacagagatGATTGCACCTACATTTCAAATGGTTATGACCTCAATGCAAAGGTAATAATTAACATTCAAAAAGTGATGTGCTTTCTTCACCTTGCTGTGTCAACCCATCACTAAACATCTGCACATCTGTCTAATGAGCAAAGTCATACACCTATGAATTTCAGTAAAATTGGAAATCTATTCTTATTATGGTAGCTACATCAATGGGAAACACTGCTATTGATTAAATACAATTCCACGTAAAATATGTTACTGCCAAAGCAGGAACTTCTTTCTGAACAATAATATATTACCTAGCCATACTAAACAATTCATCCTTTAATTATGGGGTCATTGGAAGCATAAGGAAGAGACtctaaaaacacatttttttttcttgtttttaccaAATGATCTCTATTCGTTGTGTTAACAATACCTCAAGTCTATCTGCATAAATCATATCAGGACATTTTACATCAATGGCTATCTACAAAATGGATTACACTTTGAAATATGCATAatgatttccccctcccccctctaaaatCCTATGAAAATAATGGTTTATGTCTCACACATCTATTTCCAACTGACTGAATCTTAACAATACCATCTTCTGCTTCACTTTTACACACTTAAAATatctaataaatttatataattaaactgTTTCAACAACTGGACCaacataataatctttatatttttaacaacTGTCATCCTGTTTCATTTGAGGGTTTGTGTACTAGTAACCCTAAACATTATACGAACAAAATTTGCAATACAGCACTTTCAGTTTGCTAACACTACATTTATTAGTACCATTCTCAttaggtatataaaaaaacaaaaacaaacaaaacaaacataaagacTCAGAAAAATACCACAAGGTGGAATGAATCTGTTTAAGTACCtactacaaaataaaagagaaaataaaaataaatacatttatccaTAATGGAAACATAGTACAATATTTTGTTAGTCTTAATTCTACGGTTAAAATATATACTGGATAAACTTTGTTAAGTGTTGCATGTGATATGGTCTCCCACTTTTACATTCCTTGGATGAAAATGTAAAATGGTGTACTAACTGATTATCTATTTAACAAATAATAAccatacaaaaatgaaaaggagtcAATACAACATGATAAACTATGTGAgaatataaattagatattatgAAAACTCAACCAGTAATGACTATGTTATGAGAAAAagcactggtgtgtgtgtgtgtgtgtgtgtgtgtgtgtgtgtgtgtgtgtgtgtgtgtgtgtgtgtgtgtgtgtgtgtgtgtgtgtgtgtgtgtgtgtgtgtgtttatgtatgtgtgtttgtgtatgtatgtgttattgtgtatgtatgtgtgtatttgtgtatgtatgtatgtgtgtatttgtgtatgtatgtatgtgtgtatatatgtttgtatatatgcctgTAAGTCTGTgtcttctgtgtgtatgtgtgtggtggggggtaggtgcatgcatttacatatgtgtaaGTGTGGGGAGATGTGGATGGATGTATCCATTTGTGTGTTGAAGTATATGTACAGACAGATGTGTGAGCAGTATTacatgtgtgagtgaggtgataagcaagtaaatatatatacacccacgtgTGTGAGTAAATGTCTAAGTTATGTGGACATACTTATGAGTGAATAAATGAACAcgtgcaaatatgcatatatatgtgtgtatgaaaaatcAGGGGTACATATGGCTATACTCTGAGCAATAAACACATATTTTACCGCATACAGTACTTCCAATGACTAGGTGAATAAACTCAAATGATTATCTAACCTTTGATAGTAACAGATTTTCAATTCATAGGAAAAGATACACTAATTTTGGTCTACATTTATGAAAATACATGAAATGGAATCTGTCAGTGATACCCACAAGATGGCATGACATTACTATAGCACttagacacatatacacaacaataaaaaattctGTCATGGAGATATTTGCATTGTATCTTAAAAAGTCTACATAAGTTCACATTTCAATACTATTAGTATATTGGAGAATAACATACAGtatcagattttttcttcttttttttttttacaaaatggaaaatgaatgGTATTTATATAACCCAAATAGGAGGAAAAAGACTTATGAAGGAAACAGGCAAGACAGGGaaggtggaaaggagagggacagagaggaaggagtaaGAAAAGTAGAGCATAATGaaggcagagaaaaagacaaatagtgagagaaaagaaagaaagaaagagaaggagagagagagagagagagagagagagagagagagagagagagagagagagagagagagagagagtgagagagagagagagaatgagagagagagaatgagagagagagaatgagtgagtgagtgattaagtgagtgtataagtgagtgtgtgaatgtgtgagtgagtgtgcaaaGGTGAGTGTTTCAAAAAGTATGTATACGGACATATATGCCTAAGTATATCTTTTCACCTATTAAAATCTAAAAGAAATTCCTTCACTTCCATTTAATGAGAATGCATGAAAGTGAATCTGCAGATGGACAGTGAAAAGGGATTCCCCCATTTCTAATCTGACACTACCAAATGAGCCAATACAAAGACCAAGTTTATCTGCACCCAGTACCTAACAGTTCATCCACAATCTACAATGATATGTTGTTCAGGATATAGTGATCACCTCAAATAGGTCCTTTGTCCCTACTCTTCTTgcatttctaatgatttcgttacaaaagaaaatgcttttctttttgtatataaagtacaatcactttcttatataaaaatttcattaaaaaaaactccTAAAATCAAAATCCACTCAATAGTACCCATAAATTTGATAGGAAGTTTCCAACCATTCAAttcaaaaaggtaaataaataagtactATTCTAACTTGGCACCCTTTTGTGTACCTCCCAAGGGCACAATGCATAACTCCACTTGGTCACAGAACATAGCAAATCTAAACATTTAACTATTAGCAATTCTGTTAACTTGATTAGTCAACAATGAAGAAACTATGCACAGGAGGCCACCATTCATTACATCCACTTCTTAGAAACTGCAGCTACACAATCTTTGTTGACAATAGTATTCACAATTATCCTATAACAATAAGAACATATAAATCAAgtatcactttttaaaaaaatctaatactgaTTTTCATGGTCACATTCTTATTAATATGATCCCTTAAAATGGCACAGAATTTTCTTAAAAGGAGTATGAACAAGGATGAGGTTGAGCCGAAAGTTTAAACTGGCTCTTAACCTTCGTAAATACATCACCTTGTACCAGACAACTATGCGACACTAATGTCATACTATAAATCTGTTTCACATGGCACATCACTAGCTACCTCAAATGTAGTGTTTGTTAACATCTTAATTAAAAACGTATTTTCccaggaaaagaagaagtaaaaaaaaaaaagatagaaagagagataggaaaatagTTAATATATCTATCAAATACATTCAAATATCATAACAGATGTATACCCTGACTTCTGAGATATATTCTCTAATGTTATCTAgcacggaaaaaagaaagataaaactatTTCTATGCACCATTACAACTATATCCAGGGAAACAAGttacaaagggggagggggacaaaaataaaattcaatatgTACTTATACCGCCACAACATCATAATACATTCTGATATAATCTTGTTCCAGGCAGAGCTAAAAAAGCATGGATCACTGTATATACCATGTCCCATGCCCTGCCATATTCtaatttcttttgtatatttcaaTTTATACATGAGAATCACTCCCCATATGTGATTAAATCTTTACTGAAATAGTATCTACTCCCATTGGCCTTTCAAAAACCATTGGAATTATTTTATGAACACATTCTTTTCAGATTGTTTACACTGcaaatgtataaagtatattatgCTTTCTTTAAAGACTTCTGAAGATTAAAATAATTCATCTTTCTTTACATACCAATAATAACTTTAAAGCTCAGTTGTACACCCAGATAACCagctaataaatacaaaatataggattcatctttccagaaaaaaaatgaaaaaagttgaaTACCACCATGTGACACCCTAGCAACATGTCACCAGAGACAGCACAAAGCTACCGAGACAGAGCTGGTTTCCAATTAGACTGTTGTCTCCCTGAACACATGGATGTGGGAGTCAGGAGTGGCTGCAGGAGAGGTTAGATAGCGGGTTGAAACGATGCCCTGAGGAACACATCTCAGCGTCCCCTGGGCTTGGTCACTCTCTTCTTCCAATGGTGTTGGCTGTTCTGACACTGCGGCGGTCTCCCCCGGCTCCCTGAGCTGCCACACAGGTTCATCAACCGGGGTTCCATCATCTAGTGAGTGTATTAAAAAGACCTAGTGATATATTTTCATAAGCATTACAGTtgtcaatattaccattactatcatcactgctTTTGGACTTGATACAACTTATTACTATTCCTAATGATACAAAATTAATGAGACCTAATATATCAACTCAAGGTGGTATACAGAAAATGATTTGGCAAACTGTGCCTTTGTTAGCAAGTGAGGGCAGACTCTATCTGGGGATTATGGAGGGCCAGGTGAGGGaaactaccccccacccccccaccaaaaaaaaaaaaaaaaaaaaaaaaaaaaaaaaaaaaaaaaaaaaaaaaaaaaaaaaaaaaaaaaaaaaaaatatatatatatatatatatatatatatatatatatatatatatatatataataataataataataataataataataataataatgcttttgaATCAAAGGTTAATACGTCCCTCTTCTTTGTGCACTTTAATGAATATGCCTCATTAATAAATATTTACCCTCTAgatatgtctacctatctatgcaCTGCATGAATAACCTACAGAATAATAAGACTTTGGGTAGTCATGGGAATCAGCTGCCACCACTACATATCCATCTGTTAATGTTTCTCTGGCCTTTCCTACATTTCCATCTCTATTaatgtttactttatttacttttactcCCAAATTTCACTTACCAGTTATGCGATACCCTATAATTTTATGCTTTATGAACATCCCACTAGTCTGATAAACACTTAACTAACATGTACAAATCTATgtgaaattaagagagaaaacaCATTTCCATAGCTAGAATCACTAAAATAAttaagaagatagatatacatcAATCATGATAAAACATATTTCTTTGATTGAAAACATttctaaaatgtattttttttaacctcaAGGAATAAAGCTCTGTCTGGATATCAAGGGAGGCAGGACTCTACTTTTCACACATATAAAAAGCTAAAGGACACACTAATAATTATGGCTTCAATTTAGTTCTGACATTCATGAAGACAGTTGAAAAGGTAGTCATCTCTGTTCATAGAAACTTGATCAGTAATATGGAAAGAAAAGTAACATAATTTATTGAATAATTAAGTAAGTCTATGTCTGCTTGAATGTCTACTGCTGGAATATAAGGTAAACAAGTTGGTTAAAACATATACAGAAGAATAAAATATACCTGAGGCAAAACATTTTTGTTCTGATTTACTTAGAACAATAAATACAGGCTAACATAAAGGACAACATAGTCAGTCTCTAAACAAATTCTAAACATAAAAAGACATGCACATGTCCACATATCACAACAAATCTGAACAGACTTACAATTACAATCTTACTCAATGAATTTGAGTTATAATCTATACACCTAATCCCTGCTCAAATTTGTTGaacatttaaaaatgtaaaggggaaaaaaaaaaaataataataaaaaataaataaaataaaaataaaaagccatGAAAGAAACAGTCTTTAACTTACGTCAACTACATAAAGCACTACTATCTAAGGTTAAGACAGAAACAACAGCACTGGCCAGGCTAGCGTTCAGCACAGCATCACAGCAACTTGGGGTTTGTGGCTAGATTTTTGGcactttttattatgttttgcgGAACTAATATCACCAGAATCTAAGTCTGCAATGTCAAAGGTTGGGGCCTGAGAGACTGTCTCTCCATCTTTAAGTGGTCGTCCCATGCTAGATGCACTGTCTTCACTGTATTGAGTACAACTTAAGCTTGATTCTGATTGATTTAAATGCTTGGCAGAAAGGCGATCACAACTGTCGGTGAGAAGCAGATTGTTGAGAGAGTGCTGCTCTGTGCTCACCTGTCTGTTGCTTACTTCATCAACTTCTTTGCAATTGCCATCTCTGCTGTCTACACCTGCACTCTCAGCCCCGCTGCCTCCTGAATCCTCTAAAGTACCAGTATGTGTAATTGATGACCATGAATGAGTGTCTTCAAGATGGCTTTCCTCAGACTGCTGAGGGGGTGGCTTATCCACACTAACACATAAATTAAGCTCGACTGGTGGGTTCACCTGCCCTGCAGTCTCTGCATGTGTGGACTGAACTGATCTGCACTGCAGGTCTGTTTCTCCTGTGCCAAATGAAGGATCAGGCACAGGAACTTCTTCAAACCATTCTTCTGTGGAGGAACTGTGATGGGAAATCAACCTGGAGGAACTTGCTCTGAGGCGAAGTTTAGGAGGAGGATATGTGTGATGCAAACAGCATCCAGTGTCCAAGGAATGAGAAGATATTAAGGGGGCATGATGATACACTCTTGGTGGAGATATTGCGGTGTTAGGTGCAGAGTTTACTCTTTTCAGTAACTGTTCGTGTCCGTCAACAGCTTGATTGTTTGTACTATTTCCACCAAGCATTAAAAGATTTCTTAAAAGGTCACGTGATTCGACTCCACCTGCTGGTCTGACTGGCTGTTCTCTTGACGGATGGCCACAATGACAATGGTGTGAGATTTTCTCTTCACTAGCACCAGCACTACAAACACACTGAGGCACCGAACATGGTCCAGGACTGCAGACACTAAGTGGGGCAGGAGCAACGTCTACCCTTACCGGGTTAACACATGCAGCCGCTTGGCTCATGGGGAGAACCTGGCCTGGGAGAGAGGACAGGGTACTACTGTTGGGGCACACAGACTTGACTACAGGTCTCGGGCAGGCTGGGTATGACTGACACAGGCACCAACCCGCCTGCACAAAACACTGAGCATCAGGTTCATGCACAAAGTTACGGCACGGTGCATCAGGAGAGCAACACGGCACTATACCTGCTCCCATGGCCACCTCCAAACAAAGACCCACAGGCTgcatattaagaagaaaaagagaaaaaacaaagattaatCTTCAAATTTCTACTAATATGAAAATCAACTTACACTGATTTTACTGCTACGAAACTGCAGAATAATGTAACTGACTCCAggagcaataaaaatataaaagaaactgGAGGAATATAACCAGCTTCAGGATTACTGCTCATactgtttatgaaaaaatattgcaTAGCATCTATTTTTAATTTCACATTCATACAAGTATACCACAAAGCACCTCAGGTAAATGATATGAAACTCTGTAAATATCAAGCATCACTACATTAAGACAGTCAACCATGAATGCACCTAATAATTGTAAGAAGTAAACAGGACGCTGACTCACAAGAAGGTATACAAAGGCATTcatgtaaataaatcatataaatcaaTGAATATCTCCACAGACCAAGATATAAACTGGCTTCAGTTTTTTATTTCAAGAGATGAATCAAGGGACAAAATGCCACCAATTTGACCACTGCCATATTGACCAATGAATCCctaaaaaatgaaagacagaaagaaagaaagaaaggaataaaaaaaagagaagaatgaaaaaacttTTACCATAGATTATCTTCAAATATGGAAAGTACATAGATTGTGTAtagtataatctataaaatactgAATGCTTCCCtatttttggaaaatatgaatTCTCATGGGGGAATGCATGCATATCCAACTGTAATAAAGAAGTAATTGTTGGGACAGACATTTTCagacttaaattttaaaaaatattacttatttCAAACTAACTGTACAATAACGGACACCTGCCTAGAGGTAACACAAATTAATGAAAAGCTTTATAATGAGTTTGAAACTTGAATACAGATCCATTCTTGGAGAAGCCTTATTGAAGAAAGATCACTCTTGCTCTGTAGTAATATTCACTTACACTAgtacattacaaacacacacacacacacacactctctctctctctcttctctctcctatctctcttcttctctcctctctctctctctctatctttctcccccccccctctctctcttctctctctcctctatctctcttctctctctctcctctatctctctctctttgtttgtttgtctgtctgtctgtctgtctgtctgtctgtctgtctgtctgtctgtctgtctgtctgtctgtctgtctgtctgtctgtcacacacacacacacacacacacacacacacacacacacacacaaactctgtctgtctgtctctccctctccctctctctcattctctctccttctttctctctctccctctctctctctctctctctctctctctctctctctctctctctctctctctctctctcctcacacacacaccacacacacacacacacataaacgtttacacagacatac encodes the following:
- the LOC119574013 gene encoding uncharacterized protein LOC119574013: MAGKASTRILLVTANIASCFEQPDTMLKPWITEFLKTVEDHEPQFIALHCQEVGGKNYEESMQHVEHFVRSLLNRGTMLPYDKIRVFLDEEYESAEKFTALGNLYFIHQNIQDVQIWDFEEKRFTDCVDRREYSGNIEDVPSKEKSKFPQEFFPECKWSRKGFMRTRWCLNGTKFDLVNIHLFHDASNFIAMEEFPSVYSLNRKRALEHTLDRFHNDGFENVPLFIFGDFNFRVNTHGVVQSSYVSYSDCYMVDRGKPCQPHILTGAEAKGIPNSSRGNENLTNGCTPEDAELPNTGEKAKEYKDNKGKVQLIISKKTFRHSEHDTIFLKDNGSLLKEFDQEIDQFKERLTEFPISFPPSYPFEEGAGGNGSHYMKTRCPSWCDRIILDKAAKKLVDSSNGKVAYNLIGLDVTMGDHKPVGLCLEVAMGAGIVPCCSPDAPCRNFVHEPDAQCFVQAGWCLCQSYPACPRPVVKSVCPNSSTLSSLPGQVLPMSQAAACVNPVRVDVAPAPLSVCSPGPCSVPQCVCSAGASEEKISHHCHCGHPSREQPVRPAGGVESRDLLRNLLMLGGNSTNNQAVDGHEQLLKRVNSAPNTAISPPRVYHHAPLISSHSLDTGCCLHHTYPPPKLRLRASSSRLISHHSSSTEEWFEEVPVPDPSFGTGETDLQCRSVQSTHAETAGQVNPPVELNLCVSVDKPPPQQSEESHLEDTHSWSSITHTGTLEDSGGSGAESAGVDSRDGNCKEVDEVSNRQVSTEQHSLNNLLLTDSCDRLSAKHLNQSESSLSCTQYSEDSASSMGRPLKDGETVSQAPTFDIADLDSGDISSAKHNKKCQKSSHKPQVAVMLC